The Hordeum vulgare subsp. vulgare chromosome 7H, MorexV3_pseudomolecules_assembly, whole genome shotgun sequence DNA window GCATGATCCAAGAGAATTAATCTGAGAAGTGGTTAAGTAGTATCTCATTTCTCAACTAGTTTATCTTTTCAAGACCCCTTACTAACTTTAGCATGAGCCTtatgttttttctttctttattgaGATCTCAGCACGAGCTACTATTAGTAGTGGCAAAGATGAGGCCACGAGGGCACCACAATCTGTCCAGCATATCTGTTCAAAGTGTCGTGGGCCTTGTAAATTATTGCATCTCAATCTGCAAATCTATATAAAAATAAGCAAAAGTAGTCGCCACTTGTTACAAGATGACAGAACTAACACGTCACAGTTGATTGGCATCTTTGCTTAGTTTCTTTGATCCGGGCCTTCAGGCGCATATATGAAGAAACATGTtccttcttttatttatttatttttattgcatAATAATCTTTGTAATTATTTCAATCATACTTTATTATTTAGCTAACTCCTGCTGTCTTTCTGTCTGAGATTCACTTCTTAGATTAGGCGCCATAAATTTGGGGGAATTAATTGTTGACTAGCAAAGAAAGAATTGAGCTGCAGTGTAATAATATCACTATATCTCAGTGCATTGATGTCTTAGTCTGAACTCTGAATTAGGTCAAGATTCCTTGGATAGTATAGTATGTCTCATATTACCTTTTTTATAGGGGTGGCCCATTCCTTGCATATTTCACTTAGTTTAATACGATAATTGCCTGTATCATGTTCCATGAGATGATTTAATAATAGCTTGATTGGGAATGGAGAAACCAACTGTGCTTAAAGTACTGTTGCTCTAAACTTCTATGAGGATCGTGTTGTTCCTTGAGAATTGTGCTAACCTGATTATTTTGGCAACAAAAGAGGAACAAACAAAAAGCATACTGGTACTATGGATCAAAAAATGGCATAACTTGTGATACTAACTACAGCATCCCTTAAGGTGCAAGAAAGATGTATTAAAGAGCATCCGGTTCTTCACTTTCTTATCATGCAAGATTCCTTATTCTCTTTGTGGCATGTGTGGGCATCACCACATCAGAATGACAGATTTGTCACCATATGTTTAAAATGTTTTGAACCATAACTAATTTTCTCATAATTGTTGGATGATAAATTTTGCTGAACAATAGTTGAGTATTAGCACACATTTAGTAGGATCTTGTAGCTGATTTCAAAATTTAGCTTGAATTTGTCAATTACTAGTCATTAAACCCATGGATCTGCATGGCCTAGCGTTTAAACTATTCCCCAAATGAATTCAGTATGGAATTATGGATAGCCACCTCCCTTTTTGTCCCCATCCAAGCTATGTTTTTGGATGAAGAGTTGAAAATCTACATCCTGCCACTACATACTTTTTTTTCCCATTGATAAATGATTTGTGCTGTTAGTAACACACCTCATCGGATACTTCCATAGATCAGCCTAAAATGCCCTAGAACTGGTAAGACCTATTTAGTAGATTCAATTCATATAAATATACGTACATATTGTTTCTCTTGTTCCCGAGATAATAATACCACAATATCATAGTCATTTTCCTAATGCAATTTTCATTGCCTTTTAACCTCTAGCTAGGgtatgcaagacaattgctaattgcttCAATAGCCTATGAACTGATTCATAAAACGGTACTTTGTTGCAGCACTGCAACTAATGGAGAAAAATGTGGTTGCTGTCATTGGCCCTCAATCATCTGGAATAGGCCATGTCATCTCACATGTTGTTAATGAGCTACATGTTCCACTTCTATCATTTGCAGCAACTGACCCAACCCTATCTGCATCTGAGTATCCTTACTTTTTAAGGAGTACCATAAGTGACTACTTCGAAATGCATGCTGTTGCTAGCATTATTGATTACTACCAATGGAAAGAGGTGACTGCTATATTTGTCGATGATGATTATGGCCGAGGCGGGGTGTCAGTCCTCGGTGATGCACTTGGAGCAAAGCGGGCAAGAATTTCACATAAAGCAGCAATTCCTCCAAATTCAGACACAGATTTGATCAATGATGTACTGTTTAGAGCAAACATGATGGAATCAAGGGTGTTTGTTGTGCATGTCAATCCTGATGCAGGGATGAGAATATTTGCTTTAGCTAACAAACTCCAGATGATGGGCGCTGGCTATGTCTGGATAGTAACAGATTGGCTTGCTGCTGTCCTGGACTCCTCAGGGGCTGGAGATCTTAAAGACATGAGTTATATACAGGGATTAATTGTTCTTCGCCAGCACACTCCTGATTCTGATGCCAAGAAGAAGTTCATAGCTAAATGGAATAATGCAGCTAATAATAGGAGTATTGCTTCTGGCTTGAACTCGTACGGTTTTTATGCTTATGATTCAGTTTGGGTTGTTGCCCGTGCTATCAATGAATATCTCAATAGTGGGCAGCAAATTACTTTCTCTGCAGATCCAAGGTTGCACAAATCAAATAGAAGCACTTTGCGTCTATCAAACCTTAAGATATTTGATGGTGGCGATCAATTGCTACAGCAACTTTTGCTCACAAACATGACAGGCCTAACAGGTCTGGTTCAGTTTAATGCAGACCGCAATTTGGTGCGACCAGCTTATGATATCCTTAACATTGGTGGTACTGGGTCCCGTTTGATTGGCTATTGGAGTAATTACTCTGGCCTTTCTGTTGCTGCTCCTGAAATTTTATATCGGAAGCCACCGAATACGTCAACAAGTGCCCAACAGTTGCATAGTGTGGTGTGGCCAGGCGACACAACTACTAAGCCGAGAGGGTGGGTTTTCCCAAACAATGGCCAGCCTCTAAGAGTTGGTGTTCCAAATAAACCAAGTTTTAGGGAGTTGGTTTCAGTTGGCAAGGGCCCTGATAATGTGACGGGTTACAGTGTTGATATATTCAACGCAGCAATTAAACTTCTTCCATACCCAGTTCCTTGCCAATTCATAACAATTGGGGATGGTTCAAAGAATCCTAACTATGACGACATTATTAGTAGGATTGCCACCAATGTATGTTTGCATGCTTTGCTCTGCTTCTTTGAtcattttgcttctcatcatctgatttttctttttgttttttctctaggCCCTTGATGCAGCTGTAGGTGACTTTGCTATTGTGAGAAATAGAACGAAGATTGCAGAATTTACACAGCCTTATATCGAAGCAGGGCTTGTGATAGTAGCGCCAGTGAGAAAAGCAAATTCAAATGCCTGGGCTTTCTTTAAACCTTTCACATTAGAGATGTGGTGTGTAACAGGCACTCTTTTCATTTTTGTGGGAGTGGTTGTTTGGATTCTTGAACATCGAACTAATGAGGAGTTTCGAGGCTCTCCACGACGACAAGTCCTGACAATATTTTGGTAAGGTTCCTTTGCTACTTCAAGGATCTGTTCTATCTTAGGTTTTCAATCTGGCTTGAATAAATATTCAGAAACAATGAAGAGACCAAAGTGGTTATTTTTGGTTCTTTTATTTCCATTGTTCTCACCAATTGTTTTGTAACTTTATATTTTTGTATCTTTGTGATTTttctaaatgttagctataagaaGTTAACTGACAGTTCATGCTTCTCTTTCAGGTTCAGTTTCTCAACGATGTTCTTTGCACACAGTAAGTCCACTAAATGCATCACATGATATTAATGTTTAACTCCTGTTTTGTATTCGCTTCCCATCTGGATGAAAATATCTAACTGAATACTCACCTCAGGGCAGAACACCGTGAGTGCTCTTGGGCGTTTTGTGCTGATCATATGGTTGTTTGTCGTGCTGATCATCAATTCAAGTTACACTGCTAGCTTGACATCGATCCTCACAGTACAGCAGCTAGCAACCGGAATAACTGGACTCGACAATTTGGTTGCTAGTGCTTTACCTATCGGATACCCGGCTGGAAAATTTGTCAGAAATTACCTGATTGATGAGCTGAATATTCCCGAATCCCGGTTAGTACCACTGAGCACGGTTGAGGAGTACGCCAATGCCCTTAATCGTGGGCCTAAAGACGGAGGTGTTGCCGCAGTTGTTGACGAGATGCCATGTGTTGAGATCTTCCTGTCAACTCACTGCAACTTCAGAATAGTCGGTCAGGAGTTCACGAAGGAGGGATGGGGATTTGTATGTTCAGCATCCGTTAAATCGTTATGTATTCACAGTTACATTCTTGTAAAGGAGAGAATTATATCTGCTCCTTTTTTCCTTCTTTACAGGCATTCCAGAGAGATTCTCCCCTTGCTGCAGACCTATCAACCGCCATCCTTCAACTTTCAGAGACTGGCCAGCTCCAGAGAATTCATGACGAGTGGCTCACTGATCCGACCTGCGGCGATGATGACAGTGGGTTGGGAGCAGTCAGGCTTGGCCTTGGAAGCTTCTGGGGCCTTTTCCTGCTGTGTGCTCTGATATGCGTCTTCGCTCTCACGGTTTACTTCGCACGAGTCTGCTGGCAGTATAGCAGGTACTCTAGCTCCGAACCTCCCGGCGAGCCAAGCGACTCTGCTGCTGCCGTCACCGCTGCTACCATTGCTCAAATACGGCCAGAGAAGCCAAAGCCGACGCGCCTTGGCAGCTTCAAGGAACTGATACAGTTTGCCGACACGAAGGAGGAGGAGATCAAGAAGGTGATGAAACGGAGATTGAGCGAAAAAGATACTCGGGGCACCGGATCTGCGCACTCGGTCTCTTCGGCATAGAAGAGGATCTTTCAGGTGACACAGCCCCAGGTTCTTCTTACACAGCCAAGATACGTAGCATATACTGAAGTAGATAACAGCGGTATACTTGACACTTGTAGGATTCAGAAATCCATTTTTTGCGGTCATTTGAATTCTGTCTCGGATATGCAGTATATATGCAGCAACATTGCCCCAACTACTAATATTCCGAGAATCATTTTCTTGACCGATACGCTTATGATTGCAAAATGTACTTTTAATTGCTTTTCCAAAGTGACTATATAGATGGCTTATTTTTTTTCAACTCTGGTACTGTAAAAAAAAAAACTCTGCCATGCCTTTCATACAAAAAAAAAAGACAGCACCGAATTGTACAATTTGTTTTTTGAGCAGTTTTAGCATGCTCCCTCTTACCCCCTATTTTCACATGAGAGGTAATAGTAGATAATAGATCCAAGCCATTGATCTTACTAATTAGTGGTCTGATTAAGTCTTACCTTCTTACCTCACATGTAAAAAGAGGGGGTAAGATGGAGCATGTTAAAATTTGTCTTGTTTTTTTGGTTTCTGAATCGTTCCAAAAGAGACGTAAATGCAGCTGTAGACGGTATCATCCTGAACCTTGGACTGGTTAGTTCTTAGATGTTGTGCTAAAACCAAATGTCTCCTATTGCAGCTCTAGACTGCGCAAGACTCATAATGGTCCTCCGCTCCTCACCTTTTTGCTCCTGTACAAAACAGGCTACTTAAACCAAATGTCTCCTACTCCCAGATTAACAGATCGCTAGTGCTACACTAAGCTAATTCATGGGATCAATGCAGAAGAGGAAAATGCTATTTGATATTATTATTCCGAGAATCATTTTCTTGACCGACGGGCCTTATGATTACAAAATGTACTTTTCATCACTTTTTCCATAGTGAGTATATAGATGGCTTGTTTTTTCCAACTCTGGTACTGTAAAGAAAAAACTTTGTCATGCCTTTGATAGAAAAACTAAATATAGACAGTACTCAATTGTCCAATTATCATACAATTTGTTTTTTGGTTTCTGAATGGTGCTAAACACAAGGAACTTGTTAGCTGTTGTGTTGTTTATCTGGATCTGGACAGTCTTGATAAAATCAAGTGTCTCCTACTCTAGCTGTAGACTGCGCAAGACAGGCTACTAAAATCAAATGTCTCCTACTTCCCAGGTTTACAGATTGCTAGTGCTATACTAAACTGATTGATGGGATCAATGCTGAAGAGGAAAATGCTCAGTTTCTTTTTGGATCACAATGACTAGAACAAACTTGATAACTATCGCTATGAAGATGGCCGAAACGGAACTGTGTAGCAGATTTGGGAGTAAAACATAGGTTAGAGAAGATGCATGAATGAGGGAGATCAACATAATGAAAAAAGTACTATTCCCGTCTTCATATATGAGACACAGTTTGATTTATATTGCTTGATTCATGAGATCTTCTTTATTGCTTGACTGGTAACTGATACCATGATGTCTCGATATAGGACTTGGCCCCTAAGTTATGAGCCGAAGGATATGGGTCGCATGCCATGTGCCCATGTACTAGTGCTGCCGAGTAGCCATTACAAATCCCAGCGCTCACTCCCATTTTTGTTGGCTTTACGGTCTTATGCTTGAAGTATGAATTAACTATCCATCAATATTTGCCTACCCTCTACTTGGGCTTCTAATTTATAcaagcctccttctccttctctctaaTCTTTAACCATATAGTAATTCTTAACTTCTTATACAGATACTTCAGTTGCTCAGCCCATAGAACCTAATTTGATTGACAACcaaaatgatgagagtggtgtcCATTCACTCCATTGGTTCGGCTTGGGAGGCATGGGGACAAGCATATGTGCAGTTCTGCATTATTTGGAGTTAGCTATGGCAATAGAAGGGTAAATAGGATCCCTTCTACAATATGGTGATGATACTATTATCATAGTGGAAGGCTTCGAGGATGACATTATCAACCTCAATTCCTCCTTCTATGCTTTCCGTAGATGTCGGGGCTCAGGATCAACTTCGACAAGAGCGAAGTCATGATCCTTGGCTACTCTCCCGACGAGGCCCAACTCATTGCTGACCGCCTCAACTGTCAGCTTGGGCATTTCCCCTCCTCATACTTGGGGGTGCCCATCTGTGACTCGCGCCTCTCTGTCGTGGACTTGCAACCTACGATGACTAAGCTCCAACACCGGATCAAAACCGTGGCAAGCCACAGGTGGTTGTCCAAGGCGGCCAGGACCGTGCTCATCAATTCCTCTTTGTCCAGCCTTCTCACATTCGTGATGAGCTTCTACAGTCTTCATGAAATCCTGCATCACGAGATTGCCAAGTACCAGTCTAGATTTTATTGGGTTGGAGAGGGCGATAAGAAGAAATACCACATGGTCAGTTGGACGGACATCTGCAAGTCCCGTGACTAGGGTGGTCTGTGGATCATGTCGTCGAAGTGCATGAACATCGCCCTGCTGACTAAGTGGTTGTGGAGAATTGCCAATGGTGACGGTGGCCTTTGGCTAGACATTATTAGGAATAAGTACCTTTGGGGACAGCCCCTGGCCTTTTGCCAACGCTCCGGAGGATCTCAGTTCTGGCAATTGGTCATCCAGCTGCTCCCTGTCCTATGCATTGGATCTTCCATCTCGGTTGGATCCGGGTCCAATACACTGTTTTGGTTTGACCGATGGGACGGTAACTCGCCATTCGCAGTCCGCTTCCCGGACTCATTCTCCATTGTGGTGGATCCTAGGACATCTGTCTAGGTCGCCCTTCTGGATTTAGGGCGCCTCGCGTTCCGCTGCCCCTTCGGTCCGATACCCTAGAGATCGCGGCTTGGGATGAGATGCTGGATTGCATCGCCCTTCACACGCCCGATGTCGACTCGGCATCGGACCGCATGGCTTGGCGCGTGGAACCATCGGGCCGCTTCTCTACTAAGTCTTTGTACCGGGTCATCGCACCATTGAATGCCCCGTAGGCCCTCACGTCCGTATGAGCCATTAGCTTACCACTCAAAATCTGAATCTTCATGTGGCAATGGATTAGGGGTTGGGTACCTTCAGGGGTGGAGGTGCTCAAACAGAATGGCCCGGGAGATGGGATATGGCCCCTGTGCGATAGGGTGGAGGACTCGAATCACATCTTCTCCACTCGCGTCACTGCTCAGTTCCTTTGGAGTtgcttcactagtagaaaacatgactttagtaccggttggtaagggcctttagtctcggttcaccaaccgggactaataacttgggactaaatgcccccctttagtcccggtttgccatgacccgggactaattCCCTTCCACGTGGCTGGCAGAGCGCACCGGAggcagggacctttagtcccggttggcttgggactaaatgccccctttagtcccggtttgccatGACCCAGGACTAATTCCCTTCCACGTGGCTGGCAGAGCACACCGGGAggcagggacctttagtcccggttggtaacaccagccgggactaaaggattcGGGGATTCAGGGTTTTGGGATTttggggtttattgtttattttttgcttttcattttctattttccatttaattatttttcatttcaaacatatcttaCGCTACTACATACCGTACACGTTATATGCATATATTATAGAATTTCTCATAGGAcgtatatcatagaatttctcgtaTGACCATATATATACATGCATACACACATATATAcaatttctcctacaacttgcagatcattacatgcatgcattaattggtgAAGTGATATTCTCCGTCGGGAGCTATGACCTGTGCTCAAGAAAAAATCCCGCCATttcctcttgaagtgctcgtatgcGGTCCTTTGGTAGGAGCTGCTTCCGCATTTCCGACATCTTTAAAGAAGGATATCAATATGAATATAAtagttgtgtgtatatatattagaccatgataaaaaattgTGATTAGTGTTTATGTACGCAAAGATGTGTTGCATCTTTGCGCCGTTCGGTCATAAAGCGAATGTTCTCAcaaacatagtatgcacataCATTAGTCCCCTGTGGCTGCCGCATGcaccactttacgagaatagaatccaGTCAgacaataatcaagcatgataatgatattgaaactagaactaaagagaaGCACAGACGTATATGTAACGCCCCGAACACACCcgtcggtggtcgttactcctggcgagatctagactggccccacatatcaatactaatcTTTTCTGcatactttgtcctcactcatgcgcacccgggataaaCTTCCCGGTCGGCcatccatcctagaactactccaagccgagcacgcttaacttgtgagttctgttcgaatgggctcccggaaaagaaggaattccttattgatatgagtagtctatcatccctaataagccaggctatcacattatAGCTAGTACAACTTAATTACCCTGGGTCGTGTCGATGTCAGCTTTGGTTTTCATTCACCCTGAATCTCTTGGACGAACATTTTCCAAACCCTACCTgacaaagaaaaagaataaatgagtcactgattacttgatatcaagaaatgaactaaagaggccaacatagtatgataatgattgaaattacgtgTCGAACATCAACTTCAGGTCCATATACTCTTTAGTGTCTTTTTTAGTGAGTCCGGTACTTTAACTTTTCCCTCGTCAACACTAATGATTAGTAGGATCTAGTGGAAACCGTGTTGTATAAGcgggcatgcataactcatcaagtaACTACgtacacttaacatcgagtaagcaaaaTATAATTTAtactacaagacagtaacactcacctgaagttgtaaggaaatactaTTTCTGGTTGGGTATTTAGTACCTCTAAAAACTTATACAAGTTCTCCTCTGTTTCATCTTTATGCTTTATTAACGTATGATCACGAAATgtatttgggtcaatgaagccaatgccagactccatctcttttcatttcaaacatcttcATTCTACATAACACCACAAAaaagaatatagtgaggataattagaggAAAATGAACGAGCagatgagctagagacttaaattacagaaaaaatcaCTTAAAGACAATATCAACCGACGAGAGATTTGTCGAgtgcgtcttgattgtataactgaaacaaTTCTTCATTTTCAATCCACAAATCTTTTGCATTGAAGCGATGCTCTGGcttcagtcattagggcatgcatgtatcctccgcacctctaatcctagagggcagatagccttctttgcttcatatGTACTGTAGGGAAATTTGTtctcctttggaagcatcttctttaacattttcagcaacttttcagaacccttgtcagatacaccattctcttCCTTCCATTGCactaattccagtgtggtacccagcttcttcttgtcatcttcgGAATTTGGGTACAtcaatttcttgtgatcctctaacatgtgctgCAACTTCAACTTCCCCTTTTCACTTGcgcagtgatgacccacaagtgtatgggatctatcgtagtcctttcgataagtaagagtgtcgaacccaacgaggagtagaaggaactgacaagtggtttccaacaaggtatttgataacccacaagtataggggatcgcaacagttttcgaggttagagtattcaacccaagtttattgattcgactcaaggggaagccaaataatattctcaagtattagcagttgagttgtcaattcaaccacacctgaaagatttagtatctgcagcaaagtatcggtagcaaagtagggtgatagcaacagtagcaacagtaaccagtagcagcaaagtaacaacagtagcaagagagtaacagtagcagcagtgatagtagtagcggcaaagtaacgtagcaaggaccggtagtaaaaggctcgtaggcattggatcggtgatggatgattatgccggatgctattcatcatgcaacagttataacacggagagatatgtaactagctccagttcgtcaatctaatgaaggcatgtatttcgtatgtagtcatatgtgcttagggaaaagaatttgcatgacatctattgtccatccctcccgtggcagcggggtcctaatggaaactacgggatattaaggttctccttttaataaagaaccggaccaacacattaacacttggtgaatacatgaactcctcatactatggtcatctccgggagtggttctggctattgtcaccccggggttgccgggtcataacacatagtaggtgactacaacttgcaagataggatcaagaacacacatatattggcgacaacataataggttcagatctgaaatcatggcactcgggccctagtgacaagcattaagcatggcaaagtagtaggaacatcaatctcagaacattgtggatactagggatgaatccccgtcaaaactaactcgattacatgatagatctcatccaacccatcaccgtccagcaagcctacaatgagattactcacgaacggtgaagagcatcatggaattggcgatgaaggaaggttgatgatgacgatggcgacgatttcccctctccggagcccagaacggactccagatctgccctccagatgaagaacaggaggtggcggcgcctccgtatcgtaaaacgcgatgaactcttctccttgattttttcctggacgagacggactaaatagagctggatttggaggcggtggagcgttgtgggccccacaagcccgccaggggcgacgaggggggggggggcgcctggtgggcttgtgggctcacaactccacccctccggttgcttcttgcgccagtattttttatatatttcagaaaaattctccgtaaatttccaggtcattccgagaacttttatttctatgcaaaaacaacaccatggcaattctgctgaaaacaacattagtccgggttagttccattcaaatcatgcaaattagagtccaaaacaagggcaaaagagtttggaaaagtagatacgacggagacgtatcaactcccccaagcttaaagccttgcttgtcctcaagcaattcagttgacaaactgaaagagacaaaagaaaaactttgacgaactctgtttgatctttttgttgcaactatgtctaactcataaccagaatttcagcaagatcacaagcaaaccacataagcaaatgacatctaggtctcacggtaaactcatatcaatggcataatcaactagcgagcaaataataataagtctcaaacgtcaacacttcaatcaaaacaatcatgaagcagtacgaatagatggtatctcgctagctctttctgagaccgcaaaacataaatgcagagcaccttcaaagaccaaaggttgactaaacattgtaattcatggcaaagaagatccagtcacagtcatactcagtacagttagaagcaaagcataaaaatgacagaggtgctctctaatgggtgtttttataagaagaggatgactcaacaggaacataaatagacaggccctttgcagagggaagcattgatttacagaggtgccagagctcaagctttgaaaacatagataataattttgggtggcatgctttcattgtcaacgcaatgactaagagttctcaccatcttccacgctacacatgctataggcggtttccaaacagaaaagtatattctcccgtgaggtctgacccttgtatcacgcagatttcctctgtttttcatttcgagcctgtttctgttgcagatccagATCGCTatggcttccccaaaagctccaaaggacaagatcttcgagaaggtcatcaatccctacctcacgggagtgccgcaacaccctcaatctatcgagatgtgtgaggggatgttgcacatccgtgatgttgaggggcccaagaagaccggaagcgtggagacgaggctcgaaaatggagcaacaagtcttcaagtgccaagggatggtggagcgtggtctcaacgccaaccacatgatgatcacggagttcaccaacaagcacggtattgatgccaatgacattgggaagcacctctccaggctctatgacaggattgatcaactcgaggcccagatctatgacctgtagaaccaaaactgtgagtatgagtatagatttaaatcaatacggttggctgcagattttaggattctggagactcgttcatcttttcatgatggagcacctatgccttggaagacggaggatcaagcccatgttgcaacaactccaccaccatcacctccaaaggaagacaactgagcatgggtatgggcaatccccttggcttgtgccaagcttgggggagttgccctggtatcgtatcaccatcacatcttttgcctttacctttgttttagtttgttccttttcagttttctctttctctagtagattaaaaatcttagtgttttagtcttgagttttgctttgtgtcatcccctgatgtattcgagctcgtgagccatataataatgagtgtcttagttgagggctttgcctcttg harbors:
- the LOC123407833 gene encoding glutamate receptor 3.5-like isoform X1 codes for the protein MGADRLLLLCLALALFAAAAAQRTNPPPRVVSVGALFTYDSTIGRAARLAIELAVDDVNADRAVLAGTTLNLISQDTNCSGFLGTIEALQLMEKNVVAVIGPQSSGIGHVISHVVNELHVPLLSFAATDPTLSASEYPYFLRSTISDYFEMHAVASIIDYYQWKEVTAIFVDDDYGRGGVSVLGDALGAKRARISHKAAIPPNSDTDLINDVLFRANMMESRVFVVHVNPDAGMRIFALANKLQMMGAGYVWIVTDWLAAVLDSSGAGDLKDMSYIQGLIVLRQHTPDSDAKKKFIAKWNNAANNRSIASGLNSYGFYAYDSVWVVARAINEYLNSGQQITFSADPRLHKSNRSTLRLSNLKIFDGGDQLLQQLLLTNMTGLTGLVQFNADRNLVRPAYDILNIGGTGSRLIGYWSNYSGLSVAAPEILYRKPPNTSTSAQQLHSVVWPGDTTTKPRGWVFPNNGQPLRVGVPNKPSFRELVSVGKGPDNVTGYSVDIFNAAIKLLPYPVPCQFITIGDGSKNPNYDDIISRIATNALDAAVGDFAIVRNRTKIAEFTQPYIEAGLVIVAPVRKANSNAWAFFKPFTLEMWCVTGTLFIFVGVVVWILEHRTNEEFRGSPRRQVLTIFWFSFSTMFFAHRQNTVSALGRFVLIIWLFVVLIINSSYTASLTSILTVQQLATGITGLDNLVASALPIGYPAGKFVRNYLIDELNIPESRLVPLSTVEEYANALNRGPKDGGVAAVVDEMPCVEIFLSTHCNFRIVGQEFTKEGWGFAFQRDSPLAADLSTAILQLSETGQLQRIHDEWLTDPTCGDDDSGLGAVRLGLGSFWGLFLLCALICVFALTVYFARVCWQYSRYSSSEPPGEPSDSAAAVTAATIAQIRPEKPKPTRLGSFKELIQFADTKEEEIKKVMKRRLSEKDTRGTGSAHSVSSA
- the LOC123407833 gene encoding glutamate receptor 3.5-like isoform X2, whose amino-acid sequence is MGADRLLLLCLALALFAAAAAQRTNPPPRVVSVGALFTYDSTIGRAARLAIELAVDDVNADRAVLAGTTLNLISQDTNCSGFLGTIEALQLMEKNVVAVIGPQSSGIGHVISHVVNELHVPLLSFAATDPTLSASEYPYFLRSTISDYFEMHAVASIIDYYQWKEVTAIFVDDDYGRGGVSVLGDALGAKRARISHKAAIPPNSDTDLINDVLFRANMMESRVFVVHVNPDAGMRIFALANKLQMMGAGYVWIVTDWLAAVLDSSGAGDLKDMSYIQGLIVLRQHTPDSDAKKKFIAKWNNAANNRSIASGLNSYGFYAYDSVWVVARAINEYLNSGQQITFSADPRLHKSNRSTLRLSNLKIFDGGDQLLQQLLLTNMTGLTGLVQFNADRNLVRPAYDILNIGGTGSRLIGYWSNYSGLSVAAPEILYRKPPNTSTSAQQLHSVVWPGDTTTKPRGWVFPNNGQPLRVGVPNKPSFRELVSVGKGPDNVTGYSVDIFNAAIKLLPYPVPCQFITIGDGSKNPNYDDIISRIATNALDAAVGDFAIVRNRTKIAEFTQPYIEAGLVIVAPVRKANSNAWAFFKPFTLEMWCVTGTLFIFVGVVVWILEHRTNEEFRGSPRRQVLTIFWFSFSTMFFAHKHRECSWAFCADHMVVCRADHQFKLHC